The uncultured Desulfatiglans sp. DNA window AAAGAGTACATGGCCATTGTTATTCTTATTGCTTATGCATATTTTGGAATTTGCTGGTAATATTATCTGCTGACAAAGAATCTGTGTCTGACAATAGACCAGCGTGTCTCTTTGTGTCTTGCCTGACATAAATAGTGTTGTAGAATATTTTTAAGTTTTTTAGTCAGGAGTTGTTGATATCGAAAAATCTTCGCTGCATGGGCAGTGCTTATGAGTATTTACAGCAAGGACCGTGCCGTATCGAAGAACCATTGTTTCCTCATAAATGATTGTTTCTGAAGATTGAGACGCAGGGATATTTTTCTTTTATGAAGGGGCGAGATTATTATGCGTTGTATGGAGTATCGAGGTGTTTCTGCGCCGCATGTTCGTTATCCGATTGGTGTTACGTGAAGTATTTGTTCTTTTTTTCAATTTTAGTGATTGTAAAACATAAAGCGTTATTTGCCATAGATTATAATGTTTGTATCGTAAAAATGCTGTAAATGCTTGGTAGGCATTTTAGAAAATGATAATTTGTGTAAATAACATTTTTTAGTTGCGTGATATGCAAATTAAATGTTAAAAAAAGATGCGTATGTATTTACTGCCGTTGCAGATTGTAATCGGATATTTATACGTTTATGTGGAGGGTAAATTTTGGTGAATTGTTTTGTATATATTTTGTATTGATTGTTTTTGCACAGAAGTTTTAATGAGGTTTATTAAAAACAGGGTTAATAATTTGTTTATTGTTGTGTGGCGCAAATTGATTTACAAGTAAGATTTTAAAAGAACGATTTCTGGTTTTGTTGTTTGCTGTGTAAAGAATTCTGGTATGTCGGATAAGGCTTTGTGAACGGCTTGCTTAGATGAAAATGGTCCCCACATGACTGCATAACAATCCTGATCATTTAATCTCTTTGGTAAAATAAATATCGGGCTGTTCACATGGGTTTGGCGAAAGGCATTCTGCACCGATAGGGGATGGCATACGACTTCGAGGCGGATGCAATATTTCTGGCCGTCGTTTCTGTAACGGTGGTGAAAAAGAGCGGCGGCCTTGGCATGGCGGCCCTGTTGAATGAGGCCCAGGGGGGTGTCGGGGGCGTGCTGGATATGCATGTCCTCGATTTCTGCGTTCTCCTGAGCGATGGAGTGGGCCTGCTTGGTATCCGTGTGGGCGGCTGGGGAGG harbors:
- a CDS encoding hypothetical protein (Evidence 5 : Unknown function), with amino-acid sequence MHITQLKNVIYTNYHFLKCLPSIYSIFTIQTL